A window of Synechococcus sp. WH 8109 genomic DNA:
TGGTGCTTTCACCAACTTTCCAATGGGCATCAGCAGCTGCGGCTTGCTTGGCGCCGTGGCGGTTGGGACCGGTGGGGCGGGTCACACCAGCGCTTTGCTTGTTGCGGGCGCCTGCCTTGGTGCGCAGATCGCGCACTTGCTGGGCCAGCTCACGGCTGGTGAGATCGGGATTGGCCTGACGAGCAACTGCAGCGGCACTGGTGGACTGCTTGCCTGCGGTTTTGCCATGCTTGGCCATGGCATCGCGGCGGGCCAAAACCAGGGCGCGGCTGGGATTCTCGATAGCGCGGCGCTTAGGGGCCGCTGCACGACGTTCTGTGCGAACGGAAAGCTTGGGGGCAGAGGCACTCAATGAGGTCAGTGCGGTCTTCTCGGCAGCACGCTTGCCACCGCAGCCACAGCTCTTGGTGGTTTCAGCAGGTGCCGCAGCCTTGGTCTGACGGGCAACATCAGCGCGGTTGCGATCGCGGCTGGTGTCTGCAGTTTTGCCGCGACGGGACAAGGCTTCGCGACGAGCAAGCACCAGATCGCGGCTTGCATCGCGATGCGGCTTGACCTGTGAACTGCGCCTGGAAGGAACAGCAGTGAATGAAGTTGTTCGCTGCGTAGCTACAGCAGCGGGAACAACAGGTGCGGAAGCAGGTTCTGCAACTGCAGCCGCATTCGTGCGGGTGGGACGGGCGTCATCAACGGTGCGAACACGGTTGGCGCCAGTACCAGCTGCAGCTGAGGACTTCTTACCGGAAGTGGTCAGCGCCTTACGGCGTTCTAGTGCGAGTTCGCGACTGGAGAGTCTTGCCATGTCCGCCCGAGGGAGTCGTCGTGAGGTGGAAGGGCACTTGCCCCTCCGGAAAAAGCTGGAGCCCTGATCAGGTCAGGGCTCAGAACCATGGGTCCGAAGGATCAGCGTCCTTCGAAGACCACGAAGCATGCACCCTGGCTCTGGGTGTAAGCGTCGTAACCGACGATGCGCACGTGGTGGTCGGGGTATGCGCGGTGGCAAGCCTCGAGCTCACTGACGACAACGTTCAGATCCTTCTCACCGAAGAAGGGGAGCTTCCAATAAGACCAATAGGTGGCCATGGAGTTGCTGGGATGGACGTGCTCAACGAGCGGGCTCCAACCCTGGGCAATGATGTACGCGATCTGGTCGTAGATCTCGTCCTGGGTCATCGGCGGGAGGAAGCCGAAGGTCTCCAGGGTGGCGACTGTTTGATAGTCACCCACGGTGCTCTGGAAAGGCATGGGGATCCTGGGTTTAAGAAAAAGGGTTGGCCGGTTGCATCAACCGGCCGAAGAAACGATCAGTTCTGAACGTCGAGCTTGTCGACGGTGTCGAACTCGAACTTGATCTCCTTCCAGGTCTCGAGAGCGATGGCCAGCTCAGGGCTGTGCTTACCGGCTTCCATGAGGATGTCCCGGCTTTCTTTCTCGATCTCGCGACCGGCATTGCGTGCCTTGACGCAGGCCTCGAGGGCCACACGGTTGGCAGCAGCACCTGCAGCGGAGCCCCAGGGGTGACCGTGGGTACCACCACCGAACTGCAGCACGGAGTCGTCACCGAAAATGGCGACCAGTGCAGGCATGTGCCACACGTGGATACCGCCGGAAGCAACGGCGAACACGCCAGGCATGGAACCCCAGTCCTGATCGAAGAAGTTGCCGCGGCTGCGGTCTTCGGGCACGAAGGATTCGCGCAGCTGGTCGATGTAGCCGAGGGTGGTCTGACGATCACCTTCCAGCTTGCCGACCACGGTGCCGGTGTGGAGCTGGTCACCACCGGACAGACGCAGACACTTGGCGAGAACGCGGAAGTGGATGCCGTGCTTGGGATGACGGTCAATCACCGCGTGCATGGCGCGGTGAATGTGCAAGAGCATGCCGTTCTTGCGGCACCACTTCGAAAGACCGGTGTTGGCTGTGAAGCCACCGGTGATGAAGTCGTGCATGACGATCGGCATTCCGAGTTCCTTAGCGAACTCAGCGCGCTCATACATCTCTTCGGGAGTGTTCGCAGTCACGTTGAGGTAGTGACCCTTGCGCTCGCCGGTCTCCTGCTCGGACAGCTTGATGGCTTCCGCAACGAATTCGAAGCGGTTCTGCCAACGCTGGAAGGGCTGGGAGTTGATGTTTTCGTCGTCCTTGGTGAAGTCCAGACCGCCACGCAGGCACTCATAGACAACACGGCCGTAGTTCTTACCGCTCAGGCCGAGCTTCGGCTTGATGGTGCAACCCAGCAGGGGACGGCCGTACTTGTTCATCCGGTCGCGCTCGACCTGGATGCCGTTCGGCGGGCCGTAGCAGCTCTTGATGAACGCCATCGGGAAGCGGATGTCTTCCAGACGGAGGTGGCGGAGAGCCTTGAAACCGAACACGTTGCCGACCAGGGAGGTCAGAACGTTGGTGATGGAACCCTCTTCGAACAGGTCGAGGGGGTAGGCGATGAAGGCATAGAAAGAATCCTTGTCACCAGGGACGTCTTCGATGCGGTAGCAACGGCCCTTGTAGAAGTCGAGATCGGTGAGGAGCTCAGACCACACAGTGGACCAGGTGCCGGTGGAGGATTCAGCAGCCACAGCAGCGGCAACTTCTTCCTTGGGCACACCTTCTTGGCCGGTGCACTTGAAGCAGGCCAGCAGGTCGGTGTCGAGGGGGACGTAATCAGGAGTCCAGTAGGTATCCCTGTACTCCTTGACCCCAGCGTCGTACTTCTTGCTCATGGGAAATCTCCGTTAGGTCGGTGAAGAGGGTGAGACGTTCGCGTGCCTCATAAGAGGCTCAGCGGAAGATCTCAGTCCTTCTGACCAAGGAAGTTGCCGTTGCCCAATGCAGGCTCCACTTCGCGGTGGGGGCGGGCAATGATGTGAGCAGCAACCAGGCCGTCACCAACGCGCTCGCAAGCATCAGCGCCAGCGCGCACAGCAGCGTTCACAGCACCGGTTTCGCCGCGCACCAGAACGGTGACGTAACCGCCACCGACAAACTCGCGACCAATAAGGCGCACTTCGGCAGCCTTGGTCATGGCATCAGCTGCCTCGATGGCGGGGACCAGACCGCGGGTCTCGA
This region includes:
- a CDS encoding form I ribulose bisphosphate carboxylase large subunit gives rise to the protein MSKKYDAGVKEYRDTYWTPDYVPLDTDLLACFKCTGQEGVPKEEVAAAVAAESSTGTWSTVWSELLTDLDFYKGRCYRIEDVPGDKDSFYAFIAYPLDLFEEGSITNVLTSLVGNVFGFKALRHLRLEDIRFPMAFIKSCYGPPNGIQVERDRMNKYGRPLLGCTIKPKLGLSGKNYGRVVYECLRGGLDFTKDDENINSQPFQRWQNRFEFVAEAIKLSEQETGERKGHYLNVTANTPEEMYERAEFAKELGMPIVMHDFITGGFTANTGLSKWCRKNGMLLHIHRAMHAVIDRHPKHGIHFRVLAKCLRLSGGDQLHTGTVVGKLEGDRQTTLGYIDQLRESFVPEDRSRGNFFDQDWGSMPGVFAVASGGIHVWHMPALVAIFGDDSVLQFGGGTHGHPWGSAAGAAANRVALEACVKARNAGREIEKESRDILMEAGKHSPELAIALETWKEIKFEFDTVDKLDVQN
- a CDS encoding BMC domain-containing protein; the protein is MANETMGIALGMIETRGLVPAIEAADAMTKAAEVRLIGREFVGGGYVTVLVRGETGAVNAAVRAGADACERVGDGLVAAHIIARPHREVEPALGNGNFLGQKD
- a CDS encoding ribulose bisphosphate carboxylase small subunit; the protein is MPFQSTVGDYQTVATLETFGFLPPMTQDEIYDQIAYIIAQGWSPLVEHVHPSNSMATYWSYWKLPFFGEKDLNVVVSELEACHRAYPDHHVRIVGYDAYTQSQGACFVVFEGR